From the genome of Equus asinus isolate D_3611 breed Donkey chromosome 24, EquAss-T2T_v2, whole genome shotgun sequence, one region includes:
- the LOC123280387 gene encoding small integral membrane protein 30-like — translation MTSVSTQVFLVLISLLWVLPVVEAVETGDAVALLLGVVLSITGICACLGIYARKRNGQM, via the coding sequence ATGACCTCAGTTTCAACTCAAGTGTTCTTAGTCCTCATTTCACTGCTTTGGGTGCTGCCTGTTGTTGAAGCAGTAGAAACTGGAGATGCAGTTGCTCTCTTGTTAGGTGTGGTACTCAGCATTACAGGCATTTGTGCTTGTTTGGGGATATATGCACGAAAGAGAAATGGACAGATGTGA